A window from Streptomyces sp. NBC_00271 encodes these proteins:
- a CDS encoding NADH-quinone oxidoreductase subunit N: MSSLVQSVDWLAIAPPTLAAVVGLVVLVADLFIGEEKKAVLGWVSVAGLAASALLLLPLRDGDRATFCLTGDAHACSYTADRFTLVIQFLVLGGALLAALLSVTALKDANKDLPEGEFWFLLLSSAAGAALLPASRDLATLIVALEVASLPAFALVGIKRGDKKSSEAALKFFLSSVTATAVSLMGVSFIYATTGSLYLTQIADKIQHVDGQFHTLAQAGVVLTLVGFAFKTAAVPFHFWVPDTYVGAPLPIAAYLSVVGKAVGFSGLILVTVVALPSYGDVWGPALAVLAALTMTVGNVGALRQQATRAYSAVRLLAWSSVGQAGYLLVPIASAAYSKDADKAIGSTVAYALMYAVVNLGAFAVAALVARTSPLNRISDYRGLYARSPLSALILGFFLLCLAGLPPGIIGLFAKVTVFAAAVDAGLGWLAVVMAVNVVIALFYYLQWTTLLFRAPEGESEKHRVPAPLTAAIALTAVLGIALSGAPQLVLRFSATGLF, translated from the coding sequence ATGAGCTCCCTGGTCCAGTCCGTCGACTGGCTCGCGATCGCGCCGCCCACCCTCGCCGCGGTCGTCGGACTCGTCGTGCTCGTCGCCGACCTCTTCATCGGAGAGGAGAAGAAGGCGGTACTCGGCTGGGTGTCGGTGGCGGGGCTCGCCGCGTCCGCACTCCTGTTGCTGCCCCTCCGGGACGGCGACCGCGCCACCTTCTGTCTGACGGGCGACGCGCACGCCTGTAGCTACACAGCGGACCGCTTCACCCTCGTCATCCAGTTCCTGGTCCTCGGCGGCGCGCTCCTGGCAGCACTGCTGTCGGTCACGGCCCTGAAGGACGCCAACAAAGACCTCCCCGAAGGGGAGTTCTGGTTCCTGTTGCTCTCCTCGGCCGCGGGCGCCGCCCTGCTGCCCGCCTCCCGCGACCTCGCGACACTCATCGTCGCCCTCGAAGTCGCCTCACTGCCCGCCTTCGCACTCGTCGGCATCAAACGCGGCGACAAGAAGTCCTCCGAGGCGGCCCTGAAGTTCTTTCTGTCCTCCGTCACCGCGACCGCCGTCAGTCTCATGGGCGTCAGCTTCATCTACGCGACGACCGGCAGCCTCTACCTGACCCAGATCGCGGACAAGATCCAGCACGTCGACGGACAGTTCCACACCCTCGCCCAGGCGGGCGTCGTCCTCACCCTCGTCGGCTTCGCCTTCAAGACGGCCGCCGTGCCCTTCCACTTCTGGGTGCCCGACACCTACGTAGGGGCGCCTTTGCCGATCGCCGCCTACTTGTCGGTCGTCGGCAAGGCGGTCGGCTTCTCCGGCCTGATCCTCGTCACCGTCGTCGCCCTCCCTTCGTACGGGGACGTCTGGGGCCCGGCGCTCGCCGTGCTGGCCGCCCTCACCATGACCGTCGGCAACGTCGGCGCCCTGCGCCAGCAGGCCACACGCGCGTACAGCGCGGTCCGCCTGCTCGCCTGGTCCTCCGTCGGCCAGGCCGGCTACCTCCTGGTCCCGATCGCGTCCGCCGCCTACTCCAAGGACGCCGACAAGGCCATCGGCTCCACCGTCGCGTACGCGCTGATGTACGCGGTGGTGAACCTCGGCGCCTTCGCCGTGGCCGCCCTCGTCGCCCGTACGAGCCCCCTGAACCGCATCAGCGACTACCGGGGCCTGTACGCGAGGAGCCCCCTGTCCGCGCTGATCCTCGGCTTCTTCCTGCTCTGCCTCGCGGGACTGCCGCCGGGCATCATCGGGCTCTTCGCCAAGGTCACCGTCTTCGCGGCGGCCGTCGACGCGGGGCTCGGCTGGCTGGCCGTGGTCATGGCCGTCAACGTCGTGATCGCGCTCTTCTACTACCTCCAGTGGACGACCCTGCTCTTCCGAGCCCCCGAGGGGGAGTCCGAGAAGCACCGCGTCCCGGCACCGCTGACCGCCGCGATCGCCCTGACGGCCGTCCTGGGCATCGCTCTCTCCGGAGCACCTC